In Stanieria sp. NIES-3757, the DNA window ACAATTTTGAAGCCATCTAACAGCCGTAAGACTAATTTGAGTAATCTCTTTTGTTCTTGAAAATTGCTATTGCCCTTTTTATCTAGCAAGAGCCAATGTAGAGGAATTGCTCTTTTATCTTGGATGAGACTAGCTACAAATAAATTTCGTTCTTGCCATCTGGTTCTATCTATGGCTACATAAGCTATTTTATTAGGAGATTGATTGATTTTTAGCCATTTTTTGAGGATAGGAACCCAAAGACATTTTAGCCTCAACTTAGGTGAGATTAACAATCTTTGAAGATGACGACGACGGCTCTCATATTTGATGGGAATTGGTAGTAAAGCAGCTAATTTCTCAATCTGAATTGTTCTGTAACTTTGCAATAAGAAAATAATTATTTGTAACGTAGTATATTGCCTTGAAGTTAACAACTTAGAGAAGCATTTGTGATAGAATTTTGGCAACATTTTTGCTTAGGGGTTTTTCTCAAGAAGTTCGACCCCTTTTTTCTACCATCTTCCCGCTCTCCTGACTGTTCATCTTCTATTCCAAGGGGTTGTCACCCCGTGAGGTTCTACTGATTTCTTTTTTTGAGACATTTAGATTACCGTTTTTTCTAGATCATACGGTACTAAAATTTGAACAGTGGAATTGATTGAGAAGCTTTAACTTCTTAAGTTATGTTTTAGATAGATAAAATCTCTAAATTACCAGCTAAAAAATCAGCCCGACAAGCATGACGTTGAATTTTGCCACTAGATGTTTTCGGTAAACTACTAGGCTTAAGTAATAAAATTTTGTAAGGTTGTAAATCGTGATTTTTATAAACTTCGCGACGAATAAGTTGAACTAATTCTTTGACTTCATTAATACTTTTTTGTACCTCTTCATTATTTAGTTTAGAAGTACGATTGAGATCCCAATAACGACGATCTATTTCTGCTAACACAATTAATCTTTCTTCCCCTTCGATCTCAACAGAAAAAGAAGCAGTTCCTCTTGGTCGAATAATTGAATTACTTGCTTCTACTGTTTGTTCTATATCTTGAGGATAGTGATTGCGACCGTTAATAATAATAATATCTTTTAGACGACCAGTAACAAATAATTCGCCATCTTCAATAAAACCTAAATCACCCGTTCTCAAAAAGGGTCCTGCTTGAGTATCTGCTAAATAAGCATTAAAAATATGTTCTGTGATTTCAGGTTGATTCCAATATCCCGAAGCGACACTCGTTCCCCTCAGCCAAATTTCCCCTACTTCTGTAGGTTGACATTGAATTAAAGACTCAGGATTAACAATAATAATTTGTTGATCTGGTAAACTTTGACCACAACCTACTAAAACACGAGCATTTTCTTGAGTAACTTCAGCCGTAATTACTTGATTTTGTTCTAACGCATTGGTTTGTACTGTTTTGGTAATTACACCATTCTTTTTGCTGCCTCCAGATACGATTAAAGTTGCTTCAGCCATGCCATAGCAAGGATAAAAAGCTGAAAAACGAAAACCATAAGGGGCAAACGTGGCAGCAAATTTCTCCATCGTTTCATAATTAATTGGTTCAGCACCGTTAAAGGCTAAATCCCAACTACTCAAATCCAAATTAAAACTTGGTTCCGGTTTAAACTTACGTACACACAAATCGTAAGCAAAGTTTGGTCCACCACTAGTAGTAGCTTTGGTTGAAGAGATAGCTTGTAACCAACGTAGCGGATTTTGCAAAAACATTAAAGGAGACATCAGCGTTACGGGAAAACCACCGTATAGAGGCTGTAAGATTCCGCCAATTAATCCCATATCGTGATAAGGCGGTAACCAAATTACCCCTCTGCTATGGTGATTGTGTTGAAAACAGCGATAAATAGCTTCGAGATTGTGCAACAAATTCCGATGGGAAATTTTGACTCCTTTGGGTTCGGCAGTTGAACCAGAAGTATATTGCAGTAAGGCAAGCGCGTCTGGAGAATGGTGAGATGGTTGCCAATCGTGAACTAAACTTTGAGGTAAACTATCAGTCGCTAACCAACGTAAATCTTTTAATTCGGGAGCATGAGGAAGTTTTCGCTCTAAATTAGCTAAAATTGAATGAGTGGTTAAAGCGATGGTCGCTTCAGCATCCTGAATAATACTTTGGAGACGAGTTAGAGAACGATTTGGTCGAGGAGGATAAGCAGGAATTGCGATCGCTCCTGCCATTAAACAACCAAAAAATGCTGAAATATATTCTAAGCCTGGCGGATAAAGCAGTAAAACTCTCTCTTGAGTAGCAGTGTTGGATTGTAAATAGGTTGCGATCTTCTTAGCTTGTTGTTCTAATTCTTGATAAGTAAAGCTAACTGCTTCCTTTTCCCCATCAATTAAAAAGGTATAAACAGTTTGGGTTGGTTGTTCTACAGACCGATATTGCAAAATATCGATTAAAGTTGCTGCTTTAAGTTTCTTTTCTATCCCACTCATTCACTTCTGATTTTTTTTCAATCAATTTACACCATATTCGGATTTATTGAACTGAGAAATTAAGTTATTTGTAATGAAAAGGTCACAGCTAGAGAGAACATTACCAATTTCTCAGCAAATTTTCTAGAGTTTAATGCGGTTCTAGCCACACTATCAACCTAGACAATGAGATTTTTGGCTCCGAGGAACTTTGCTTGGGAGGAGGTCGTCTTAGGTCTAGACAAGGTTGAATTTTAGAGACTATTCACTTATATGAACAAAAAAAACTTTATTTCTGCCCCTAAAACTCTTTTATTCGGTTTATTAGCGGTTTCTGCTTTGAGTATCATTCCTAGTTCGGCTCAAGCAGATGAAGCTATCATTCAGGAAACTGTCCAAGAATCTTACAGTACAGGAAAAGATAATCTTTCGATTCAAAACTCTAGTCAACAAAATCGACAATCGACTGTTTATCGCGATCGCTATGGTTCTTTTGATAGCAACAATACTGGTATTGTCCAAAGAACCCAACAATATTGCGATCAATACGGGGAATCCAACACTTGTGTTCAAAATTCACAACAGATTAATAGTACTCGTACTCATCGCAGTCGTCACTAGTTTGGAGTAGTTTTAATTTTTTTTTTAGATAGCTGGTGATTGGGTTTTAGTCTTTCCATCTCTTTGACTGATACTAACCAATAGCTGTTCGAGCATTGTTTATAACTAATCACCAGTTTCTTCAATTGAATAGAGGACTTTAACCATGAATTTGAAAGGGCTAACTCTGATGTTAGCTGGCTTTTTACTATTTTTACCCGCTCCTGTTCTCAGTAGAGAGATAGAGGTTCAAGCAGGTAGTGTAAGAGCTAGCACCAGTCGCAATGGGAGTATCTATGTTAATTCAGGAAATACTAAAGTAGAAGTTCCTGCCTACAATTCTTCGTCAAGATGGTCTCCTATCGGTTTTTGGCGATTTCCGTGGCGAACTACTTGTCAAAATCGCAATAGTTCCTATCACAGAAATACCCAGGTATCTAAATCTGGTCAAACTGTTACCGAAAGCAGCGTTTATACCTCAACCTGTCGTTAGAGAGGAGATTGTGAATGAATTGGACAGGACAAAAATTTCATCATAGTAAACTGAATTGGCTATCTATCTGTTCATTAACTTTTAGCTTTTTATCTAGTGCTAGTCTGCTCACAATTTGGTCTGCTCTAACTAATTCTGCTCTGGCACAATGCGTACAAGCTGATGTTTCTGTTCAATACAACATTAGTGGTTCAAAAGAACCTACCGAACGCAATAACCAAATTGAGATGCAAGGTTCTGATTCGTGCCGAGGTAACGCCAGTGTCACAACTGGTGTACAAGGTAACGAAGGTGGTACAGGTAAGGTAGTCCAAAACCGAACAGTGCGTCATCGTTTTGAAGAAAACCCCAACTCTAATTCTCAATGGGGAGGAGCTACCGTACAAATCAGAAGCAATCCCGAAATCGATGTTTATAATGCTGCCGACCAACTCAAATATTAGGTTGAGTTACAGCAGTGTTTAGTTGACTTCGATCCACCCAGATTTAATTATGTAGGGGCGATTCACACTCGCCCTTCTCGATTTTTTTTCTTTAATAAGCCATGATAATGCCAAAAAAAGGGGTGAAATTTTTATTTCTCTAGGATTTTCGTACTGACAAGGTTGAAATATTCACCAGAGACTATTCACCCCCTTTGCCATTATAACTGCCAGTTTGTTAATCGTACATATAACATTTTTGAGTACCAGTCAAGCTAATTAATAACTTGATTAAGATTTATAGATCTCCTAAAATCCACTCCGAAGCTCGTTCTCCCAAATCTAAGGGAATACTAACTGCTTTACCTAAACGAGGGCGATCGCGAGTCTGATTAATAAAAGTTTTAACTTGCTCTACACCACCCCAAGCATTGAGATAACTAGCCACCGCTTCGAGATGTTCGAGATAGGCTTGCTCGGAAAGAGGAAAAGAAGCTTGTTCTAAATACTTCCACATCACTTGGACAAAAATTCTTCCTTTAACCTGCCTTAACTGAATATCATAAGAGCAGCCCCATTTCTCCAATAAAATTTGTTGTAATTCCTCGCCTGTCATTTCGACTCTTTTGGGATTGCGGACTCAATCTCTGTAATAATTTAATACAGTACTTGTTAACCTTTTTAAAGACAAGAAATTTCATAATTGTGCTTTGAGATTGTTACATCTAGATTTACAATCAGGCAAATAATGAAATACTTTTTTCCTTGTCCTCACTTTAGTTTACAAAACTATACATCTGAAGTATAACTATGGCTCAACTTTCCGGCTCTTCTGATGTCCCAGATATGGGGCGTAGACAATTTATGAACTTGCTCACTTTTGGCTCAATCACAGGAGTAGCCTTAGGAGCATTATATCCAGTAGTAAAATACTTTATTCCTCCTTCAAGTGGTGGTGCTGGCGGTGGTCTGACAGCTAAAGACGCACTAGGCAATGATATTATTGTTAGTCAGTATTTAGCAGAACATAAACCAGGCGATCGCTCTTTAGCTCAAGGATTGAAAGGCGATCCTACTTATATCGTAGTTGAAGGCGAAGATACAATTGCTAACTACGGAATTAATGCTGTTTGTACCCACCTCGGTTGCGTTGTTCCTTGGAATGCTAACGAAAACAAATTTAAGTGTCCTTGTCATGGCTCTCAGTATGATGCGACAGGAAAAGTTGTCCGTGGTCCTGCACCTCTCTCTTTAGCATTAGTTCATGCTGATGTGACAGAAGATGACAAACTAGTATTTACTCCTTGGACAGAAACTGATTTCCGTACCAATGAAGATCCCTGGTGGGCTTAATTATTAACAAATTAAATTATAGGATTTGAAAATTGTTGACGAGAGAGATGAGAACACCTGCACAATTAGCAATGGTGAAGACAGGTAAACAATTAATTACCAAAACATTATTATTGGTTATTGCGACTGTTGCTGTTTTCCTAACCAGTGACTTATTATTACCTCAATCTGCTGCTGCTTACCCTTTTTGGGCGCAACAAACTGCTCCTGAAACTCCTAGAGAAGCAACTGGGCGCATTGTTTGTGCGAATTGCCACCTAGCTGAAAAACCTGCGGAAGTGGAAATTCCTCAATCCGTATTACCAGATACCGTATTTGAAGCAGTAGTCAAAATTCCTTATGACTTAAATAGTCAACAGGTTTTAGGAGATGGTTCTAAAGGTGGTTTGAACGTTGGTGCAGTTTTAATGCTACCTGAAGGTTTTAAAATCGCTCCTCCTGAGAGAATTCCTGAAGAAATGAAGGAAAAATTTGGTAGTCTTTACTTCCAGCAATATAAAGAAGGTCAAGATAACGTAGTAATTGTCGGACCTTTACCTGGTGAACAATATCAAGAAGTTGTTTTCCCCGTACTTTCTCCTAACCCTGCTGAAAATAAAAATATTCACTTCGGTAAATATCAAGTTCATTTAGGTGCAAATCGCGGACGCGGACAAGTTTATCCTACTGGTGAACTGAGCAATAATAACGCCTTCAAAGCTTCTGCTACTGGAACAATTACCGCTATTAATCAACAGGAAGCAGGTGGTTACGAAGTTAGTATTAATACTGGTGAAGGCACTATCGTTGACACAATTCCTTCAGGCCCCGAATTAATTGTTTCTGAAGGACAACAAATAGCTGCTGGAGACGCTCTCACTGATAATCCTAATGTAGGTGGTTTTGGACAAAAAGATACCGAAGTCGTACTCCAAAGTCCAGCCAGAATCGGTGGTTTAATTGCTTTCCTCGGTGCAATTATGATTTGTCAAATTCTTCTTGTAATTAAGAAAAAACAAGTAGAAAGAGTTCAAGCTGCGGAAATGAATTTTTAGTTTTTCTGCTGTAGTTAAGAAAAATTAATAAATAATCAAGGACGGGTATGATACCTGTCCTTATTTTTTTAACTTATTAAATTATTAGGAAAGCTTTTATTGACAAAAAACTTCTTATTAAGTTTTTCTTGTTTTCAAGAATTGTTAAATAAGTTGGATTAAACTTGATTTCCAGGTTCTTTAGTAGTGTCTACATCTCCAAAAAGAAGTTGTTCAAAAGATTCTAAATCTTGATTATTTTCTGTTTCATCAAGCTCGATTAAAAGGTTTAAATTGTCATCTTGCTCGGCAATATTTTCTTGACTATCTGATAAGGGGACAGTGAGTTCTAATTGTTCTAACCATTCAGTAATATTTCCTACTTGATCTTCGATTAATTCATTATTAGCTTGAATGTTATTACTTTTTTCAACAATATTATTTTCTTTAAGTAAAACATTAAAATTTTCATTAATAGTAGGGTTTAAATCAGTTTCTACTTGAGAGAGTTGTTCAACTTCATCAACAAGATTGTTTTCTAAATCAGAAGTAAAAGTTTGAGCAGTTTGATTATCTTGCTCAAATAAATTAATAGGCTCTTGATTAATTGGGTCGTTTAAATCAGTCTCTAGTTGAGATAATTGCTCTAATTCTTCTATACTTGTCTGACTTATTTCTTCTGTAAAATTATTATTTTCTTGTAATTGGTTATTTAAATTAGAAACTGTAGCAACATTGGTTGCCATGATAGTATTATCTTCAAAATTTGTATTTGTTGAAGTGGGAGAATTTAAATTATTTGGTGTTTCAATTTCAGGGCTAAAATTTTCATAATTGTTATTATGAGTTGAAGTTGAATCTAGAGAAGTAGCTACATTTTCCGCTCTTACTGACTCTTGGTCTACTTGAGTGTTCCGACCAAAGAAAAACCAACCTACAAAAGGAACAACTGCAACTAAAATTAATAACCACCAAGGAAATTTAGATTTAGCTTCATTACTACTCCCATTGTTTTCAGTAGAAGTTGTTGCTTGAGCAATCTGTTCGGAGTGTAATTGGTTATGAGATTGATTAAAAAATGAAGCTTCAGCAGATTTTGGTGTTCCCGCGATCGCAAGTAACAAAGTCAGTGTGATTACAGAAGTACATTTGGTCTTTAGCATAATTTTAAGTGCAAATAATAATTAGAAAGTGATAATTTTATCAATTTTATAAGTAAAAACATCAGTAAAACAAACATTGTTACTTTATTTTTATTATTATTGCGTATGTATTATTATTGACTAATTTGCCTTAAAAGAGCTATAATTGGCAATCTATGTAAATTACATTGAGCCTTTATCAAAGACAAAACCTAAGTCATAGTCATAGTAATTTATAAAAATAAATTATTGTTTTTGGGTTCATAATTAAACGAATAATTATCAATATCTCGATGGGAGTAATTTTAAGTAAATTAGGAATCCAGTATAATGATGCTTTGCTGTTGTCTTCTTCAGATCGATGCGATCGCATAAATATACCCGTCGGACAAAAATTGTTGCTACCGTAGGTCCTGCTACTCTCAAACCAGATGTATTACGTCAGTTGATTCAAGCAGGGGCTACCACTTTGAGATTAAATTTTTCTCATGGTACCCAACAAGACCATCAAAAAGCTATTCGTCTGATTCGTCAGACTGCATTTGAACTTAATCAACCAGTAGGCATTTTACAAGATTTACAAGGACCAAAAATTCGTCTTGGCAAGTTTAGCTGTGGTAGTATTTCACTCCAACAAGGGGACTCTTTTGTGCTTACTAGCCGTCCTGTAGAATGCAATCAGGAAATTAGTTACGTCAGTTACAATCGCCTTGCTGAAGAAGTTCCTGAAGGTGCAACTATTCTGCTCGATGATGGTAAAGTCGAGATGCAGGTAGAAAAGGTCAACTGCCAGAGTGAAAGTCTTCATTGTCGTGTAGTCGTCGGCGGTATTTTATCAAGTAACAAAGGAGTAAATTTTCCTGGAGTATATTTATCCATTAAAGCCTTAACCGATAAAGACCGAGCCGATTTAATGTTTGGTTTGGATCAAGGTGTCGATTGGGTAGCTCTTAGTTTTGTTCGCAATCCTCAAGATATTCTCGAAATTAAAGATTTAATTGCTAGTGCAGGTAAATCTGTTCCTGTAGTTGCCAAAATTGAAAAGCACGAAGCAATAGAACAAATGGACGCAATTTTGTCCCTTTGTGATGGTGTTATGGTAGCCAGAGGCGATTTAGGGGTAGAGTTACCTGCCGAAGATGTCCCCATTTTACAAAAGAGATTAATTGCGACAGCTAATAAACTGGGTATTCCAATTATCACTGCTACCCAGATGCTAGATAGTATGGTGAACAATCCTCGTCCAACTCGTGCGGAAGTATCGGACGTTGCCAATGCAATTTTGGATGGTACTGATGCTGTGATGCTTTCTAATGAAACTGCGGTAGGTAGTTATCCCGTCGAAGCAGTTAAAACTATGGCAACAATCGCTCAACGGATCGAATTAGAACAAAATCGAATTTCATCTGATTCTAATCATAAAGCTTCAATTCCCCATGCTATTTCTGCTGCGGTTGGTCAAATTGCAGAACAGTTAGATGCAGCAGCCATTATGACCTTGACAAAAACAGGCGCAACTGCTCGTAATGTTTCAAAATTCCGCCCTAAAACTCCAATTTTAGCGATTACTCCTAGCGTTCATGTTTCTAGAAGGCTACAAATGGTCTGGGGAGTAAAACCTCTACTGGTTTTAGATCTTCCTTCTACTAGCCAAACTTTTCAAGCAGCAATTAATGTGGCTCAAGAAAAAACCTGGTTGGCTGCTGGAGATTTGGTAGTGATGACAGCAGGTACTTTACAGGGTGTAGCTGGTTCAACAGATTTAATCAAAGTAGAATTAGTTAAAGCTATCCTAGGTCAGGGTGCAGGTATTGGACAACGAGCAATTAGTGGTCGAGCCAGGGTAGTTTCTAATCCTCATGGGATTAATGATTTTAATCCAGGTGAAATTTTAGTAGCGCCTCAAACCAATGCTGGATTTGTCGAGATTATTCGTCAAGCTGCTGGAATTATCACTGAAGATGAAAGCTTAACCTGTCATGCGGCTACTCTTGGTTTGCGATTGGATATTCCTGTGATTGTTGGGTTTAAGAATGCCACCCAAATTATTCGCGAAGGAGCAATTATTACTTTAGACGCGAAACGAGGGATTGTTTATTCAGGAACAATGATGGAGTAATGATTCGGTTGAAACTACGTCTACTTAAAAAATGTAGATTAAGAAATCAAAAACTAATAGAGACGTAGCAAGCTCCGTCTCTACAGAGGTCAAATTTTTAGACTCTTTTGCTTATAATTCAAGCTTATTGACGACAAAAGAACTTTCAGAAGATTTTTTTGAATCTTAATGTTGATTTTCTTTTTCTTTGAGAGGATCGGCAATATATCTAAAGTTTTGATCTGAATTCCAAGGACCTCGCTGATCTTGTCCATTAGTAGATAAGTTATAGTAAATATCTACTGTCTCGTCAGGCTGAATATTGCCAAAGAAGGGATCGGTTAGTTTATTCATTGAGTCAAGAGCTTTCATAAACATATTGGTATGAGAGATTTCCCGAGTCAACAAGTGAACTAAAGTTTCTTTTGTGCCTTGGTCTGGTGCTAATTTAATTAGAGCTTCATAAGTTTGACGTGCGCCAGCTTCTGCTGCAATGTTAGCTCTTAAATCGCGGACAACATTACCACCTTCGTTGATATAATTTGCAGTCCAAGCACTTCCTTGAGAATCTAGGAAATGAGGACCCATTCCTCTAACTGCAAATAAAGTACTAGTGAAAGCTTCAGTTTGATCGACATTTTTGGTATGTACTTCGATCAATTTACCAACCATTTCTAAATGACTGAATTCTTCAATAGCAATATCTTGCAACATATCCCGAATACCTGGATCTTCGGTATGAAAAGATTGTACCCAATACTGTAAAGCTGCTGTTAATTCTCCTGTTGCGCCGCCAAATTGTTCTAATAATAACTGAGCAAAACGAGGATTGGGGTCACTAATATTTACTGCTTTTTCAATTAGTTCTTTTTTATGAAAAAACATTGTTTAATTCTCCTTAAAAATAATCAGTTGCTAGATTTATGCTGCAAAACAATAATGACTTAATTAATTTCACTGTAGCGATGACGACTGAAGAAAGCTTGATACTTATGATAGATATTCGCTCATACTAAAAGATTCAAATTTATACCTTAAGATTGGTTATGAATTTAATTTATAAGCGATCGCTATAATCAATAATTATTCCTTTCTACATTCCCCTCTAACAAATCGAAATGGATTGCTGAAAATATTTACTCTAATACTCAGCTTTAAAAGAAATTATCTGTCCTTTGCTTATCGCACAAGTGTAGGCAATTGCTATTAGTAAAATTAGAGATAATCAACGTTGCTCATTACCTTGACATTTCTCTAAGTTGTAGTTTTAAACTTTCATTTTAGTGATTAGACTAAAATTGATTAAATATTAATTGTCTTATCTTGAAGCAGACGCGAGGGGTTCGCTCACTTAATTCGCGATCGCAAACTGAACCGACACCACAGCAGTAATATCTTTTTCCAGGGAAGAAGTATCATAAATCCCGTAATCGCTGACATCCGTTGAATTACGAGATGTAATTTGAAATACGCCTGTTGTAGCACTTCGGATCGGGCCAACTTGATTGCCAGTACTTTGAGTAATCGCCTCAGCTCTAGCTTTAGCATCTTTAGTTGCCTCAGAAACCATTTCTACCCGCAGTTGACTGAGTTTGGTATATAAGTATTGAGGAGGTTCGGAAACTAGGTTAATTCCTTGGTTGATTAACTCATTTGCTTGCTGGGATAGTTTTGTATATATTTCTACTTCATCGGAACGAATTTCCAATTGTTGACTCAGACGATAAGCCAAAATCGCACCCGTTGCACTCCCGTTTGCTGTAATTTCTGGGATAGATTCAGTTTGAATAGTATTTAAGGTAAGTGCATTATTTGGTACTTGTTGTTCTTGTAAATAGGCTTGTAACTTCTCCATTTGAGCTTTCAAGCTTTGGTAGGCAGCTTGTGTGGTTGGCTCTTGGCTAGATACAGAAAAGCGTACAATAATATAGTCTGATTGAATCGGTTTTTTAGCAGAACCAGTTACTACCAAAACATCATTGGCTTGTTTAAAGTCGCCAATTGCTCTGGAAAATATAAAAGAACTTACGACCAAGGAAAAAGAGAGTACAGCTAATCCAGCGAAGAATTGTGGAAAATGCTCTAGTCCCGAAGATGCTTTCATCTATTTTGCTCCACAAAAGGTAGCTTGTACTCAATGACGATTCCACTCTGAGCTAAGTTCCTTCAAGCGGTTCTAGAAACAATCAGACCGACTAAAAATCAACCATATCCCTATATCAGAAAATTATGATAAAATAAAAGACTTGTTTAAAAAATTCAAGTAAGTATTTCTTTTAGGTACAATTCGCAATAAAGTTGCTATGGATAGAGCCAGCAAACGATACAATATTGTTACTTTCGGCTGCCAGATGAATAAAGCCGACTCCGAGCGCATGGCAGGTATCCTAGAAGAGATGGGATTTCGATGGGCAGAAGACCCCAATGAAGCAGATTTAGTTCTCTACAATACTTGCACAATTCGGGATAATGCCGAACAAAAAGTTTATTCTTATTTGGGTAGACAGGCAAAAAGAAAACACGAACAGCCAGACCTAACTTTAATTGTAGCTGGATGTGTTGCCCAACAGGAAGGAGAACAACTATTAAGGCGTGTTCCAGAATTAGATTTGGTTATGGGTCCTCAACACGCTAACCGCTTGGAAGATTTACTTCAACAGGTATTTGATGGCAATCAAGTAGTTGCTACCGAACCAATTCATATTGTTGAGGATATTACTAAACCCCGTCGGGATAGTACAGTTACAGCTTGGGTAAATATTATTTATGGTTGTAACGAACGCTGTTCTTATTGTGTTGTACCTAATGTAAGAGGGACTGAACAATCTCGTACTCCCGAAGGAATTCGCGCAGAAATGGAAGAATTGGGACGACAAGGATACAAGGAAATAACTCTACTAGGACAAAACATTGATGCTTATGGTAGAGATTTACCTGGTAGTACGGAAACGGGAAGACATCAACACACCTTAACCGATTTACTTTACTACGTTCACGATCTTCCAGGCATAGACCGAATTCGTTTTGCTACCAGTCACCCTCGTTACTTTACCGAAAGACTGATTAAAGCGTGCCAAGAATTACCCAAGGTGTGCGAACACTTCCATATTCCTTTTCAGTCGGGAGATAATGAAATCCTTAAAGCAATGAAGCGCGGTTATACTCAAGAAAAATATCGCTCGATTATTGCTAAAATTCGCGAATATATGCCCGATGCTGCTATTAGTGCGGATGCGA includes these proteins:
- a CDS encoding putative acyl-CoA synthase; its protein translation is MSGIEKKLKAATLIDILQYRSVEQPTQTVYTFLIDGEKEAVSFTYQELEQQAKKIATYLQSNTATQERVLLLYPPGLEYISAFFGCLMAGAIAIPAYPPRPNRSLTRLQSIIQDAEATIALTTHSILANLERKLPHAPELKDLRWLATDSLPQSLVHDWQPSHHSPDALALLQYTSGSTAEPKGVKISHRNLLHNLEAIYRCFQHNHHSRGVIWLPPYHDMGLIGGILQPLYGGFPVTLMSPLMFLQNPLRWLQAISSTKATTSGGPNFAYDLCVRKFKPEPSFNLDLSSWDLAFNGAEPINYETMEKFAATFAPYGFRFSAFYPCYGMAEATLIVSGGSKKNGVITKTVQTNALEQNQVITAEVTQENARVLVGCGQSLPDQQIIIVNPESLIQCQPTEVGEIWLRGTSVASGYWNQPEITEHIFNAYLADTQAGPFLRTGDLGFIEDGELFVTGRLKDIIIINGRNHYPQDIEQTVEASNSIIRPRGTASFSVEIEGEERLIVLAEIDRRYWDLNRTSKLNNEEVQKSINEVKELVQLIRREVYKNHDLQPYKILLLKPSSLPKTSSGKIQRHACRADFLAGNLEILSI
- the petC gene encoding cytochrome b6-f complex iron-sulfur subunit, which produces MAQLSGSSDVPDMGRRQFMNLLTFGSITGVALGALYPVVKYFIPPSSGGAGGGLTAKDALGNDIIVSQYLAEHKPGDRSLAQGLKGDPTYIVVEGEDTIANYGINAVCTHLGCVVPWNANENKFKCPCHGSQYDATGKVVRGPAPLSLALVHADVTEDDKLVFTPWTETDFRTNEDPWWA
- a CDS encoding cytochrome f, translating into MRTPAQLAMVKTGKQLITKTLLLVIATVAVFLTSDLLLPQSAAAYPFWAQQTAPETPREATGRIVCANCHLAEKPAEVEIPQSVLPDTVFEAVVKIPYDLNSQQVLGDGSKGGLNVGAVLMLPEGFKIAPPERIPEEMKEKFGSLYFQQYKEGQDNVVIVGPLPGEQYQEVVFPVLSPNPAENKNIHFGKYQVHLGANRGRGQVYPTGELSNNNAFKASATGTITAINQQEAGGYEVSINTGEGTIVDTIPSGPELIVSEGQQIAAGDALTDNPNVGGFGQKDTEVVLQSPARIGGLIAFLGAIMICQILLVIKKKQVERVQAAEMNF
- a CDS encoding pyruvate kinase yields the protein MRSHKYTRRTKIVATVGPATLKPDVLRQLIQAGATTLRLNFSHGTQQDHQKAIRLIRQTAFELNQPVGILQDLQGPKIRLGKFSCGSISLQQGDSFVLTSRPVECNQEISYVSYNRLAEEVPEGATILLDDGKVEMQVEKVNCQSESLHCRVVVGGILSSNKGVNFPGVYLSIKALTDKDRADLMFGLDQGVDWVALSFVRNPQDILEIKDLIASAGKSVPVVAKIEKHEAIEQMDAILSLCDGVMVARGDLGVELPAEDVPILQKRLIATANKLGIPIITATQMLDSMVNNPRPTRAEVSDVANAILDGTDAVMLSNETAVGSYPVEAVKTMATIAQRIELEQNRISSDSNHKASIPHAISAAVGQIAEQLDAAAIMTLTKTGATARNVSKFRPKTPILAITPSVHVSRRLQMVWGVKPLLVLDLPSTSQTFQAAINVAQEKTWLAAGDLVVMTAGTLQGVAGSTDLIKVELVKAILGQGAGIGQRAISGRARVVSNPHGINDFNPGEILVAPQTNAGFVEIIRQAAGIITEDESLTCHAATLGLRLDIPVIVGFKNATQIIREGAIITLDAKRGIVYSGTMME
- a CDS encoding Catalase, which translates into the protein MFFHKKELIEKAVNISDPNPRFAQLLLEQFGGATGELTAALQYWVQSFHTEDPGIRDMLQDIAIEEFSHLEMVGKLIEVHTKNVDQTEAFTSTLFAVRGMGPHFLDSQGSAWTANYINEGGNVVRDLRANIAAEAGARQTYEALIKLAPDQGTKETLVHLLTREISHTNMFMKALDSMNKLTDPFFGNIQPDETVDIYYNLSTNGQDQRGPWNSDQNFRYIADPLKEKENQH
- a CDS encoding RNA modification enzyme, MiaB family; this translates as MDRASKRYNIVTFGCQMNKADSERMAGILEEMGFRWAEDPNEADLVLYNTCTIRDNAEQKVYSYLGRQAKRKHEQPDLTLIVAGCVAQQEGEQLLRRVPELDLVMGPQHANRLEDLLQQVFDGNQVVATEPIHIVEDITKPRRDSTVTAWVNIIYGCNERCSYCVVPNVRGTEQSRTPEGIRAEMEELGRQGYKEITLLGQNIDAYGRDLPGSTETGRHQHTLTDLLYYVHDLPGIDRIRFATSHPRYFTERLIKACQELPKVCEHFHIPFQSGDNEILKAMKRGYTQEKYRSIIAKIREYMPDAAISADAIVGFPGETEAQFENTLKLVEEIGFDQLNTAAYSPRPGTPAALWDNQLSEEVKSDRLQRLNHLVATKAAERSERYFGRIEEVLVEAENQKNSTQVMGRTRGNRLTFFPGKIEELQGKTVKVKITEVRAFSLTGEVVD